From the Lolium rigidum isolate FL_2022 chromosome 2, APGP_CSIRO_Lrig_0.1, whole genome shotgun sequence genome, one window contains:
- the LOC124691248 gene encoding tyrosine-sulfated glycopeptide receptor 1-like, with the protein MQTLQFSKKTQSKKLHIPLLGLSLVLLISFASPTSSCTEQEQRSLLQFLAGLSHHGGLAASWKDSMDCCKWKGITCSPNRTVTNISLASRHLEGRLSPSLGNLTGLQHLNLSHNVLSGAFPLELLSSGNILVIDVSFNRLDGELHDLASSTPSRPLQVLNISSNLFTGRFPSTTWEVMNNLVALNASNNSFTGNIPAHICNSSPSFVMLELCLNHFSGSIPPGFGNCSMLKVLKAGHNNLSGGLPADIFNATALEYLSFPNNDLHGVLDGARIINLRNLATLDLGENSFSGHIPYSVGELKKLQELHLDHNNMFGELPSALSNSTNLITIDLKSNHFSGILAKVNFSNLPNLKTLDLLYNNFSGTIPESIYSCSNLTALRLSGNNLDGQLSPRIVDLKYLTFLSLAKNYFENITHALRILQGCKNLTTLFIGQNFRRELLLEDDKISGFEKLQVLDISDCTLFGKIPLWISELADLEMLVLSGNQLNGSIPAWIETLKYLFYLDISNNNLTGEIPKALMDMPMLKSGKAQANLDPRVFKLPVYNGPSLQYFIPAALPKMLDLSNNKFSGEIPLDIGQLKALSSVNFSFNHLTGQIPESICNLTKLQVLDLSSNNLTGDIPAALNSLNFLSAFNVSNNDLEGHTPSGGQFNTFQNSSFDGNPKLCGSMLTHKCGSTSIPPSYTKHRDKKNVFSIAFGMFIEVIAVLLLLGRLIVLIRTKGTTTKDRMENNQDAESISFYSSSEETLVVMRVPQSDGEENELKFADILKATNNFDKANIIGCGGYGLVYKAELNNGSKLAIKKLNGEMCLMGREFSAEVDVLSMAQHENIVPLWGYCIQGNSRLLLYSYMENGSLDDWLHNRDDDASSFLDWPMRLKIAQGAGLGLSYIHDDCKPHIVHRDIKSSNILLDKEFKAYIADFGLARLLLPNQTHVTTELVGTMGYIPPEYGQAWIATLRGDIYSFGVVLLELLTGRRPVPVLSTSEELVPWVLQMSSEGRQIEVLDPTLQGGGYEEQMLKVLETACKCVDHDQFRRPAIMEIVSCLSSVDTDKQM; encoded by the coding sequence ATGCAGACACTCCAGTTTTCAAAGAAGACACAGAGCAAGAAATTGCACATACCTTTGCTTGGCCTTTCTCTTGTGCTGCTGATCTCCTTTGCCTCTCCCACCAGCTCCTGCACGGAGCAGGAGCAGCGCTCCCTTCTCCAGTTCCTAGCAGGACTCTCACACCATGGTGGCCTCGCTGCCTCATGGAAGGATAGCATGGATTGCTGTAAGTGGAAAGGGATCACCTGCAGCCCGAACAGGACGGTCACCAATATCTCGCTGGCCTCAAGGCACCTTGAAGGGCGCCTCTCTCCGTCTCTTGGTAACCTCACCGGACTGCAGCACCTCAACCTCTCCCACAACGTGCTGTCCGGTGCTTTTCCACTGGAGTTGCTGTCCTCCGGCAATATCCTTGTCATTGACGTTAGCTTCAACCGTCTGGATGGAGAACTGCATGATCTGGCATCTTCGACCCCTTCTCGGCCTTTGCAGGTACTGAATATCTCAAGCAACTTATTTACAGGACGGTTTCCATCCACCACATGGGAGGTCATGAACAATCTGGTTGCCCTCAACGCCAGCAACAACAGCTTCACTGGGAACATACCAGCTCATATCTGCAACAGCTCGCCATCGTTTGTTATGCTTGAGCTTTGTCTCAACCATTTCAGTGGCAGCATCCCTCCAGGATTTGGTAATTGCTCCATGCTGAAAGTGCTCAAGGCCGGCCACAACAACCTCAGTGGGGGACTCCCAGCTGATATATTCAATGCTACCGCACTAGAGTACCTCTCTTTTCCTAACAATGATTTACATGGGGTACTTGATGGTGCACGCATAATCAACCTCCGAAATCTGGCtacccttgatcttggagagaataGCTTCAGTGGCCATATTCCATATTCTGTAGGTGAGCTCAAGAAATTGCAGGAGCTCCACTTGGACCAcaacaacatgttcggggagctcCCATCAGCTCTAAGCAACAGCACAAATCTTATAACAATTGACCTCAAGAGCAATCATTTCAGTGGAATCCTTGCCAAGGTCAATTTCTCCAATCTGCCCAATCTGAAAACATTAGACCTTCTGTACAACAACTTCTCTGGCACAATTCCAGAAAGTATATACTCTTGCAGCAATCTTACTGCACTGCGGCTGTCTGGAAACAACTTagatgggcagctttcaccaaggaTAGTTGATCTGAAGTACCTCACCTTCCTCTCACTTGCTAAAAATTATTTCGAAAACATCACACATGCACTTCGGATCCTTCAGGGCTGCAAAAACCTTACCACCCTGTTTATCGGGCAGAACTTTAGGAGAGAGCTCCTGCTAGAGGACGACAAGATTAGTGGTTTTGAGAAACTTCAGGTTTTGGACATCTCAGATTGCACATTGTTTGGGAAAATACCTCTTTGGATATCAGAGCTAGCAGATTTAGAAATGTTAGTCTTATCTGGCAATCAACTCAATGGATCAATACCAGCATGGATAGAAACCCTTAAATACCTCTTCTATCTAGATATATCAAACAACAACCTTACAGGAGAAATTCCAAAAGCACTGATGGATATGCCAATGCTAAAGTCAGGAAAGGCTCAAGCTAATTTGGACCCAAGGGTCTTCAAGCTTCCTGTTTACAATGGTCCGTCACTTCAATACTTTATACCCGCTGCACTCCCTAAAATGCTAGATCTAAGCAACAATAAATTCAGTGGAGAGATACCATTGGATATCGGTCAGTTGAAAGCCCTCAGTTCAGTCAATTTCAGCTTCAATCACTTGACAGGACAGATACCAGAATCGATATGCAATCTCACAAAACTGCAGGTGCTAGACTTGTCTAGCAACAATCTCACAGGTGATATCCCAGCTGCATTGAATAGCCTGAATTTTCTTTCAGCATTCAATGTTTCTAACAATGACCTAGAAGGGCATACTCCATCAGGAGGCCAGTTTAATACATTTCAGAATTCTAGTTTCGATGGGAATCCAAAGCTGTGTGGATCTATGCTCACTCACAAATGTggttcaacttcaatacctccatCATACACAAAACATCGAGATAAGAAGAATGTTTTTTCAATCGCATTTGGCATGTTCATTGAAGTCATTGCTGTTCTTTTGTTGCTGGGGCGTCTCATTGTTTTAATCAGGACAAAGGGCACTACAACAAAAGATAGAATGGAGAATAACCAAGATGCTGAATCAATTTCATTCTACTCTAGTTCAGAGGAAACATTAGTGGTGATGCGGGTACCACAAAGCGACGGAGAAGAAAACGAGCTTAAATTTGCTGACATCTTGAAAGCTACGAACAACTTTGACAAGGCAAACATCATTGGATGTGGAGGTTATGGATTAGTCTACAAGGCAGAGCTAAATAATGGCTCCAAGCTGGCAATCAAAAAGCTCAATGGTGAAATGTGTCTGATGGGAAGGGAGTTCAGTGCAGAGGTTGATGTACTCTCCATGGCACAGCATGAAAACATTGTACCACTCTGGGGTTACTGCATCCAGGGAAACTCAAGGCTCCTCCTATATTCCTACATGGAGAATGGTAGCCTGGATGATTGGCTCCATAACAGGGATGATGATGCTAGCTCATTTCTTGACTGGCCAATGCGGCTTAAGATCGCACAAGGAGCAGGCCTGGGcctctcatatatccatgatgactGCAAGCCTCATATTGTCCACCGTGACATCAAATCCAGTAACATCCTACTGGACAAAGAATTTAAAGCTTATATTGCAGATTTTGGGCTAGCCAGATTGCTCCTTCCCAACCAAACTCATGTCACAACTGAGCTGGTCGGCACTATGGGTTACATTCCTCCCGAGTATGGGCAAGCATGGATCGCAACATTGAGAGGTGATATATACAGTTTTGGAGTAGTCCTGCTTGAGCTGCTCACAGGGAGGCGACCTGTTCCAGTACTGTCTACATCAGAAGAACTTGTCCCATGGGTCCTACAGATGAGCTCTGAGGGAAGACAAATTGAGGTCCTGGACCCAACACTTCAAGGAGGAGGGTATGAAGAACAAATGCTGAAGGTGCTCGAAACCGCTTGCAAGTGTGTTGATCATGATCAATTCAGGAGGCCCGCTATCATGGAAATAGTCTCCTGCCTCAGCAGTGTAGACACTGACAAGCAGATGTAA